A window of the Butyricimonas virosa genome harbors these coding sequences:
- a CDS encoding IS256 family transposase, with amino-acid sequence MEFTPEQITELISEITNGEQGFQGLVKQGLESLMHSERAVHNAAHNDVSNGYRDRRVCYDRKVFELRVPRSRNSNFYPMLLGVLKDQEEEAQKLVSSLYCSGLTTEQVGKIYEQFYGKHYSKSQVSRLLNTAREDVNAWLGRKLEKRYPILYIDATYVLTRRDESVSNEAYYTVLGVKEDRTREVLTVVNFPTESATNWKDVFEGLKERGVAVVDLLVCDGLSGIENTLADTFPQADLQLCTVHLKRNILNKVKPGDKKQVMEELKQICSPDQWDITPEKAFGVFKEFIQRWQKSYPPLKRYQHDRYRFYFTYFKYEREIRGMIYTTNWIERLNRDYKRVINMRGAMPNPQAVILLVGTVAQNADIYKYPIYNFLESRLFY; translated from the coding sequence ATGGAATTTACACCTGAGCAAATAACGGAACTAATCTCCGAAATAACAAATGGAGAACAAGGATTCCAAGGTCTTGTCAAACAAGGTCTTGAAAGTTTAATGCATAGCGAACGTGCAGTTCATAACGCGGCACATAACGACGTTAGCAACGGTTATCGTGATCGTCGAGTGTGCTATGACCGTAAAGTGTTTGAGCTTCGTGTCCCGCGTAGTCGTAACAGCAATTTTTACCCGATGTTACTAGGTGTGTTGAAAGACCAAGAAGAAGAAGCCCAAAAACTGGTTAGCAGTCTCTATTGTAGCGGTTTAACCACGGAACAGGTGGGTAAAATCTACGAACAGTTTTACGGGAAGCATTACAGTAAAAGTCAGGTAAGTCGCCTCTTGAACACGGCCCGTGAAGATGTAAACGCGTGGCTGGGGCGTAAACTTGAGAAGCGTTACCCCATTCTTTATATCGATGCCACGTATGTCCTCACCCGTCGGGACGAGTCCGTGAGCAATGAAGCCTATTACACGGTTTTGGGAGTGAAAGAAGACCGCACAAGGGAAGTTTTAACCGTGGTAAACTTTCCCACGGAAAGCGCGACCAATTGGAAGGATGTTTTTGAAGGTCTCAAAGAAAGAGGTGTAGCCGTGGTGGACCTGTTGGTATGTGACGGGTTATCCGGTATTGAAAACACGCTGGCCGATACTTTTCCCCAAGCGGATCTGCAGTTGTGTACCGTTCATCTGAAAAGGAATATCCTGAATAAAGTCAAGCCCGGGGATAAGAAACAGGTTATGGAGGAACTCAAACAAATCTGCTCTCCTGACCAATGGGACATTACCCCGGAAAAGGCATTCGGTGTATTCAAGGAGTTCATACAAAGGTGGCAAAAGAGTTACCCGCCGCTAAAGAGATACCAGCACGACAGGTACAGGTTTTATTTTACATACTTCAAATATGAAAGGGAAATCAGGGGAATGATTTATACCACGAACTGGATCGAAAGACTGAACAGGGATTATAAGAGGGTTATTAACATGAGAGGGGCCATGCCGAATCCACAGGCCGTCATTCTACTGGTGGGGACCGTGGCTCAAAACGCGGATATTTATAAATACCCTATTTATAATTTTTTAGAATCAAGATTATTTTATTAA
- the rlmH gene encoding 23S rRNA (pseudouridine(1915)-N(3))-methyltransferase RlmH, with protein MKICLLVIGKTDAEFVRAGIAEYEKRLKYYIPYEMKVIPDVRNTKNMSEIQQKEREGELLLGQLEAADYVILLDEKGNEYTSKAFADFLAQKMLTSMKRLVFIIGGPYGFSEEVYKRANMKISLSKMTFSHQMVRMIFTEQLYRAMTILKGEPYHHE; from the coding sequence GTGAAAATTTGTTTGTTAGTGATAGGAAAGACAGATGCGGAGTTTGTACGGGCGGGGATTGCCGAGTACGAGAAACGTTTGAAATATTATATCCCTTACGAAATGAAGGTGATTCCGGATGTGCGGAACACGAAAAACATGAGTGAGATACAACAAAAAGAACGTGAGGGAGAATTGTTGTTGGGGCAGTTGGAGGCGGCGGATTACGTGATTTTGTTGGATGAGAAAGGAAACGAGTATACTTCGAAGGCTTTTGCGGACTTTTTGGCACAGAAGATGCTGACAAGTATGAAACGACTTGTATTTATTATCGGGGGGCCTTACGGTTTTTCGGAAGAAGTATATAAACGTGCAAACATGAAAATATCACTATCCAAGATGACTTTTTCTCACCAAATGGTGAGAATGATTTTCACGGAGCAATTATATAGGGCAATGACTATATTGAAAGGAGAACCTTATCATCATGAATAA